The following proteins come from a genomic window of Bubalus kerabau isolate K-KA32 ecotype Philippines breed swamp buffalo chromosome 20, PCC_UOA_SB_1v2, whole genome shotgun sequence:
- the WNT5A gene encoding protein Wnt-5a isoform X1, whose protein sequence is MKKSIGILSPGVAWGTAGRAMSSKFFLMALAIFLSFAQVVIEANSWWSLGMNNPVQMSEVYIIGAQPLCSQLAGLSQGQKKLCHLYQDHMQYIGEGAKTGIKECQYQFRHRRWNCSTVDNTSVFGRVMQIGSRETAFTYAVSAAGVVNAMSRACREGELSTCGCSRAARPKDLPRDWLWGGCGDNIDYGYRFAKEFVDARERERIHAKGSYESARILMNLHNNEAGRRTVYSLADVACKCHGVSGSCSLKTCWLQLADFRKVGDALKEKYDSAAAMRLNSRGKLVQVNSRFNSPTTQDLVYIDPSPDYCVRNESTGSLGTQGRLCNKTSEGMDGCELMCCGRGYDQFKTVQTERCHCKFHWCCYVKCKKCTEIVDQFVCK, encoded by the exons ATGAAG AAGTCGATTGGAATATTAAGCCCAGGAGTTGCTTGGGGGACGGCTGGAAGGGCAATGTCTTCCAAGTTCTTCCTAATGGCTTTGGCCATATTTCTCTCCTTCGCCCAGGTTGTAATAGAAGCTAATTCTTGGTG GTCGCTAGGTATGAATAACCCTGTTCAGATGTCAGAAGTATATATCATAGGAGCGCAGCCTCTCTGCAGCCAACTGGCAGGActttcccaaggacagaagaaacTCTGCCACTTGTATCAGGACCACATGCAGTACATTGGAGAGGGCGCCAAGACGGGCATCAAGGAGTGCCAGTATCAGTTCCGGCACCGGAGGTGGAACTGCAGCACCGTTGATAACACCTCTGTCTTCGGCAGGGTCATGCAGATCG GCAGCCGCGAGACGGCCTTCACGTACGCGGTGAGCGCCGCGGGGGTGGTCAACGCCATGAGCCGCGCCTGCCGCGAGGGCGAGCTGTCCACCTGCGGCTGCAGCCGCGCCGCGCGCCCCAAGGACCTGCCGCGGGACTGGCTGTGGGGCGGCTGCGGCGACAACATCGACTACGGCTACCGCTTCGCCAAGGAGTTCGTGGACGCCCGCGAGCGGGAGCGCATCCACGCCAAGGGCTCGTACGAGAGCGCGCGCATCCTGATGAACCTGCACAACAACGAGGCCGGCCGCCGG ACGGTGTACAGCCTGGCCGACGTGGCCTGCAAGTGCCACGGGGTGTCAGGCTCGTGCAGCCTCAAGACGTGCTGGCTGCAGCTGGCCGACTTCCGCAAGGTGGGTGATGCCCTGAAGGAGAAGTACGACAGCGCGGCGGCCATGCGGCTCAACAGCCGGGGCAAGCTGGTGCAGGTCAACAGCCGCTTCAACTCGCCCACCACCCAGGACCTGGTCTACATCGACCCCAGCCCCGACTACTGCGTGCGCAATGAGAGCACCGGCTCGCTGGGCACGCAGGGCCGCCTGTGCAACAAGACGTCCGAGGGCATGGACGGCTGCGAGCTCATGTGCTGCGGCCGCGGCTACGACCAGTTCAAGACGGTGCAGACCGAGCGCTGCCACTGCAAGTTCCACTGGTGCTGCTACGTCAAGTGCAAGAAGTGCACGGAGATCGTGGACCAGTTCGTCTGCAAGTAG
- the WNT5A gene encoding protein Wnt-5a isoform X2 has protein sequence MSSKFFLMALAIFLSFAQVVIEANSWWSLGMNNPVQMSEVYIIGAQPLCSQLAGLSQGQKKLCHLYQDHMQYIGEGAKTGIKECQYQFRHRRWNCSTVDNTSVFGRVMQIGSRETAFTYAVSAAGVVNAMSRACREGELSTCGCSRAARPKDLPRDWLWGGCGDNIDYGYRFAKEFVDARERERIHAKGSYESARILMNLHNNEAGRRTVYSLADVACKCHGVSGSCSLKTCWLQLADFRKVGDALKEKYDSAAAMRLNSRGKLVQVNSRFNSPTTQDLVYIDPSPDYCVRNESTGSLGTQGRLCNKTSEGMDGCELMCCGRGYDQFKTVQTERCHCKFHWCCYVKCKKCTEIVDQFVCK, from the exons ATGTCTTCCAAGTTCTTCCTAATGGCTTTGGCCATATTTCTCTCCTTCGCCCAGGTTGTAATAGAAGCTAATTCTTGGTG GTCGCTAGGTATGAATAACCCTGTTCAGATGTCAGAAGTATATATCATAGGAGCGCAGCCTCTCTGCAGCCAACTGGCAGGActttcccaaggacagaagaaacTCTGCCACTTGTATCAGGACCACATGCAGTACATTGGAGAGGGCGCCAAGACGGGCATCAAGGAGTGCCAGTATCAGTTCCGGCACCGGAGGTGGAACTGCAGCACCGTTGATAACACCTCTGTCTTCGGCAGGGTCATGCAGATCG GCAGCCGCGAGACGGCCTTCACGTACGCGGTGAGCGCCGCGGGGGTGGTCAACGCCATGAGCCGCGCCTGCCGCGAGGGCGAGCTGTCCACCTGCGGCTGCAGCCGCGCCGCGCGCCCCAAGGACCTGCCGCGGGACTGGCTGTGGGGCGGCTGCGGCGACAACATCGACTACGGCTACCGCTTCGCCAAGGAGTTCGTGGACGCCCGCGAGCGGGAGCGCATCCACGCCAAGGGCTCGTACGAGAGCGCGCGCATCCTGATGAACCTGCACAACAACGAGGCCGGCCGCCGG ACGGTGTACAGCCTGGCCGACGTGGCCTGCAAGTGCCACGGGGTGTCAGGCTCGTGCAGCCTCAAGACGTGCTGGCTGCAGCTGGCCGACTTCCGCAAGGTGGGTGATGCCCTGAAGGAGAAGTACGACAGCGCGGCGGCCATGCGGCTCAACAGCCGGGGCAAGCTGGTGCAGGTCAACAGCCGCTTCAACTCGCCCACCACCCAGGACCTGGTCTACATCGACCCCAGCCCCGACTACTGCGTGCGCAATGAGAGCACCGGCTCGCTGGGCACGCAGGGCCGCCTGTGCAACAAGACGTCCGAGGGCATGGACGGCTGCGAGCTCATGTGCTGCGGCCGCGGCTACGACCAGTTCAAGACGGTGCAGACCGAGCGCTGCCACTGCAAGTTCCACTGGTGCTGCTACGTCAAGTGCAAGAAGTGCACGGAGATCGTGGACCAGTTCGTCTGCAAGTAG